In Labrus mixtus chromosome 11, fLabMix1.1, whole genome shotgun sequence, a single window of DNA contains:
- the il21r.1 gene encoding interleukin 21 receptor, tandem duplicate 1 produces MALKTVHLLSLWGLTLFVHGGTSFCNVTCSTDYNVTVNCSCSAPLTTYSVMVQVSCSDGYGLYANSSCEVKPPQSWCVMYPEDLEDVAFIGTMCTATVTQQDSQGVVKGMESSVWELSHVVKALPPLDVHVTNSGRFYNITWDHNDRENSLTYRVRVRESRNLSEDAALVYLVEGKHKLLEHMKLRPHVNYTVDVAAKMCPENLYWGPWSEWSSSAEWTTTGSSAVEFKGMNKTWLFSLLSIVAVLGVVVYSQKTYLQKKLHLITYIPTPQEFFKPLYHNYEGNFKDWVKPVFSENDFISINSHVQRKSEKQPDVLQWKNEKRSYSEDEIKQGGHHFLHMMQPHNNPLLFVQAAGSSQSSGHSSGHISIHTVTLSGEGEFEEEVRSRNSENTLRSYRDGESFTSFEDDNRELAGYNLEELRLSRLDGHSGMLPQLDNQISNDISSENSNFEPHAMINEPERLSLDSFVSQEQSEDGYPHVDLDTVDSGFGECSSPGASDSNMAGQMDLFQEHKNSNSNYVKQWMICSTIQEDSNNTEQAS; encoded by the exons ATGGCTCTGAAAACTGTGCACCTGTTGTCGCTGTGGGGCCTCACTCTGTTTGTTCACGGAG GAACTTCATTCTGCAATGTCACCTGCTCCACGGACTACAATGTCACAGTGAACTGTTCCTGCTCGGCTCCTTTGACGACATATTCTGTCATGGTTCAAGTCAGCTGCAG TGATGGTTACGGACTCTACGCCAACAGCAGCTGTGAAGTTAAACCGCCTCAGTCCTGGTGCGTCATGTATCCTGAAGATCTCGAAGATGTTGCCTTCATCGGGACAATGTGTACGGCGACCGTCACCCAACAAGATAGTCAAGGTGTAGTGAAGGGCATGGAGTCATCTGTCTGGGAACTGAGTCATGTTG TGAAAGCTCTGCCTCCTTTGGATGTCCACGTGACAAACAGTGGCAGATTTTACAACATCACCTGGGACCACAACGACAGAGAAAACAGCCTCACATACAGAgtgcgtgtgagagagagcaggaacTTGTCAGAG GATGCTGCTCTGGTATACTTAGTGGAAGGAAAGCACAAACTGTTAGAGCACATGAAGCTGAGGCCACATGTGAACTACACTGTGGATGTGGCAGCCAAAATGTGTCCTGAGAATCTGTACTGGGGTCCGTGGAGCGAGTGGAGCTCCTCTGCAGAATGGACGACTACAGGAAGCTCAGCGGTAGAGTTCAAAG GAATGAATAAAACTTGGTTGTTTTCCCTCCTGTCCATCGTTGCTGTCCTTGGAGTCGTGGTCTATTCACAGAAAAC ATATTTGCAGAAGAAGCTCCACCTGATCACATACATCCCCACACCGCAGGAGTTCTTCAAGCCCCTCTACCACAACTATGAAGGGAACTTTAAG GACTGGGTGAAACCTGTATTCAGCGAGAACGATTTCATAAGCATCAACTCACATGTTCAGAGGAAAAGCGAGAAGCAGCCTGATGTCCTCCAGTGGAAGAATGAGAAACGAAGCTACAGCGAGGACGAGATCAAACAAGGTGGTCATCATTTCCTCCACATGATGCAGCCTCACAACAACCCCCTGCTGTTCGTCCAGGCCGCTGGTAGTTCTCAGAGCTCAGGTCACTCCAGTGGACACATCTCCATCCACACCGTAACCTTGTCTGGAGAAGGAGAGTTTGAGGAGGAAGTTAGGTCAAGGAACTCTGAAAACACCCTCAGAAGTTACCGAGATGGAGAAAGCTTTACTTCATTTGAAGACGACAACAGAGAACTTGCTGGCTACAATTTAGAAGAGCTTCGGTTGTCCAGGTTGGATGGACATAGTGGGATGTTACCTCAGCTTGATAATCAAATATCCAATGACATATCATCAGAAAATTCAAACTTTGAGCCACATGCCATGATTAATGAACCAGAGAGGTTATCACTCGACTCGTTCGTCTCACAGGAGCAGTCAGAAGACGGCTACCCTCACGTGGACCTGGACACTGTCGACAGTGGGTTTGGAGAGTGCAGCAGCCCTGGAGCCTCAGACTCAAACATGGCAGGgcagatggatttatttcaggaGCACAAAAACTCAAATTCCAACTATGTCAAGCAGTGGATGATATGTAGCACTATTCAGGAAGACtcaaacaacacagagcagGCTTCCTGA